The genomic region GAAGTCATAAACAGCAAAAATCTAACTAATGTCGTTTCACTTGTGATTAGTAATGGTGTTAATGTAGGAGAATTATTAGATGAACTCGATCATGCCACATGCTGTATCTTACATACAAAAAATGCAACCAATGCCCCCAACAACGACCTCAGGTTACGCGTTATCCGCCTCTTACAACAAAAGAATTTTCTTCCAAGCATTTTCATAATAAGTGAACCGGGAGAGAAAATAGCTAAGCGGATAGAACAATTTGATATTAGGAGCGGGGCGGAATTCGGACTTAATGTAAATGTCTATGATAAAAGCTATTTTCTTATAAAAGAAAATCTTATCTCACTACTTGACAAGATAGGCACGTTTCAGACTCGGATCCAGAGCCAAATCTATGACCTAAATGCATATCTCAATCATCCATTTATTGAGCAAAAAATTGCACAAACCTTTGAAGACTCAGGATTTAAAGAAGTTCAGATTCAAGGTGCCCTACTCCTATATCCAAAACAACCCATCATTTCAGAAAATACAACCACCTCTAAAATAACCAAATCGCTCCTGCTTATTGGTCCGGCAGCACAAGTATCAGATATCAAAATAGAGGGAGTTATGAGTCTGACAATAACCAATTTTGGAAATTTCTCTCTTGATTTAGACATGTTACCCAAAAGAAGACACAACCTTCGAATATCTTATTGGAAAGACAACGAATCTTTTCATAGGTTGGCGCCTATTTCCGGTTCAGACGAGGGCGAAACTGTTCATCTGGATTTTTATGGGAAACCATATAATCTATGCATAAGCAACAGAATCTCGGAAGGAGTAACCGTTTTGAAGATAGAAGAAATCTATATACCTAAACAGTAAAGTGTGGATTAAAGACGTAGGTTGGAAAATAAGCAAACTTGTAAATCATCGTTATATTACTCGGCTCAAATCTCATAGTGCTGTTTTTGTAGTGTTCCCTTAAACTTGAAGGTATTATCCGCAACCTCTCCGTGTTGTCCATAACCAAATCCATAGCAAACTCATATGCCCCAAAAAGATATATCAGTCTAAATATATTTTGGAACCGCTTCAAATAGTCCGCCAACTCTAATTCTTCTTCTTCAGTCATCCTATCTGCCTTAACATAAGCTCTATAAAATGTATACTTGTAGTTCTCCGGCATCATCAAAATGGAGTAGTAACTTATCACTTTCTCCTTTTCAAGCTCCCTAATCCGATAAGCAATCGTTTCTGCGTTTGACTTCAGCCGCTTCGCGATCTCTATAGTGGGCATTCTAGCATTTGAAGACAAGACTCCGAGTATCTTTATATCCAGTTCATCATAGTCAACCACATTAGTACTTGACCCCGTTACATGATACATGTCCTTGTTGGCATCGCTACCAAAGCTTATTTTGTTGTCCAGATAGCTATCTTCTATGAGATATCTTCTCCCGTAATGATACGTCCCAATATGCATCACAATGGCCTTCTCCTCGATCTTTCCCTTAAATGGTTCAAGAAATCTTCTGAACGTTTCCTTTGCTTCGAATATATCCTTTGCCACGGTACCAATCATGATGTCCCAGCGTCCTTCACACTTGAAAAGAAGAGTGCATTTTGGATCAAGAGCCAGCTTTTTTAAAATTGCATCCTCTTCAGCAACACCCATCCCAAACGTCCTTAAATTGCACACATAATAGTTGTAGCTTCCAAGCTTTCTGTAGTTGATAATAGTTATGTACTGAATGATTATCTTCTTCTTTTCAAGAATCTTTAGACGATAATCCAGTCTCTGAGGGGACATCCGAAGTTTTTTTGCAAGGCG from Candidatus Anstonellales archaeon harbors:
- a CDS encoding Lrp/AsnC family transcriptional regulator; this encodes MPSDILDSFDRKIIYELDLNSRQPLSRLAKKLRMSPQRLDYRLKILEKKKIIIQYITIINYRKLGSYNYYVCNLRTFGMGVAEEDAILKKLALDPKCTLLFKCEGRWDIMIGTVAKDIFEAKETFRRFLEPFKGKIEEKAIVMHIGTYHYGRRYLIEDSYLDNKISFGSDANKDMYHVTGSSTNVVDYDELDIKILGVLSSNARMPTIEIAKRLKSNAETIAYRIRELEKEKVISYYSILMMPENYKYTFYRAYVKADRMTEEEELELADYLKRFQNIFRLIYLFGAYEFAMDLVMDNTERLRIIPSSLREHYKNSTMRFEPSNITMIYKFAYFPTYVFNPHFTV